The following proteins come from a genomic window of Nitrospirota bacterium:
- the rpsJ gene encoding 30S ribosomal protein S10, with amino-acid sequence MAIGQKIRIRLKGYDYKLLDQSAAEIVETAKRTGARVSGPIPLPTSINKFTVLRSPHVDKKSREQFEMRTHKRLIDIYEPTPETADALMKLDISAGVDVEIKL; translated from the coding sequence ATGGCAATAGGTCAGAAGATACGGATAAGGTTAAAGGGATATGATTATAAATTGCTTGATCAGTCTGCAGCGGAGATTGTTGAGACAGCAAAACGGACCGGCGCAAGGGTGTCGGGTCCTATCCCTCTGCCAACTAGTATTAACAAGTTTACTGTTCTCAGGTCGCCGCACGTGGATAAGAAGTCGCGTGAGCAGTTCGAGATGCGGACACATAAACGGCTTATAGATATTTATGAACCGACTCCGGAAACAGCAGATGCATTAATGAAGTTAGATATATCAGCTGGTGTTGATGTGGAGATAAAATTATAA
- the tuf gene encoding elongation factor Tu (EF-Tu; promotes GTP-dependent binding of aminoacyl-tRNA to the A-site of ribosomes during protein biosynthesis; when the tRNA anticodon matches the mRNA codon, GTP hydrolysis results; the inactive EF-Tu-GDP leaves the ribosome and release of GDP is promoted by elongation factor Ts; many prokaryotes have two copies of the gene encoding EF-Tu) translates to DNITVEGDLITPIAMTEGLRFAVREGGKTVGAGVVTKVIE, encoded by the coding sequence GGATAATATAACAGTGGAAGGGGATTTGATAACCCCTATAGCCATGACTGAGGGTTTGAGGTTTGCCGTTCGCGAGGGCGGAAAGACTGTAGGGGCAGGGGTCGTAACCAAGGTGATCGAGTAA
- the rplC gene encoding 50S ribosomal protein L3, giving the protein MINGLIGIKHGMAQIFAADGRVIPVTVVEAGPCRVIRKKTIEKDGYESAQVAFKDAKEKHLTKPVLGHYKKHGAAPSRYLVEFSGDMAALTPGQELTVEVFQEGDMVDVSGVTKGKGFQGVMKRHKFAGGPATHGSMFHRAPGSIGCSAYPSRVRKNKKLPGHMGSKRRTIQNLEVVGVRKEDNLLLIRGAIPGSKGSIVYVKKAVKSR; this is encoded by the coding sequence ATGATTAATGGACTGATTGGAATAAAACACGGAATGGCTCAGATTTTTGCAGCAGATGGACGTGTAATACCTGTAACAGTGGTTGAAGCCGGGCCATGCAGGGTTATCAGGAAGAAGACCATTGAAAAAGATGGATATGAGTCTGCTCAGGTAGCGTTCAAGGATGCAAAGGAAAAACATCTTACAAAGCCTGTGTTGGGTCATTACAAAAAGCATGGCGCTGCTCCTTCAAGATATTTAGTTGAATTTAGCGGTGATATGGCGGCGCTAACGCCAGGGCAGGAGTTGACTGTAGAGGTATTTCAGGAAGGCGATATGGTTGATGTAAGTGGTGTGACCAAAGGAAAAGGATTTCAGGGGGTTATGAAGAGACATAAGTTTGCAGGTGGTCCGGCAACTCACGGATCCATGTTTCACAGGGCACCTGGGTCTATAGGATGCAGCGCCTATCCGTCAAGGGTCAGGAAAAACAAAAAGCTTCCGGGTCATATGGGGAGTAAGAGGCGCACTATTCAGAATCTCGAGGTAGTTGGGGTTCGTAAGGAGGATAACCTTCTTTTGATAAGGGGTGCGATACCTGGCAGCAAGGGATCTATAGTGTATGTAAAAAAAGCTGTAAAGAGCAGATAA